A single Kribbella aluminosa DNA region contains:
- a CDS encoding glutamate mutase L, whose amino-acid sequence MGLVVAVDFGSTFTKAVAVDVASGGLVGRAEHRTTIDTDVMDGWHACRAVLEEADRGVRNAEVLACSSAGGGLRIGVVGNEELVTAEAGKRVALSSGGRVVAVVSGGLTATTQKELRKDRPDVVLLLGGTDGGNSAVLLNAAETLAKYKWRKPIVVAGNVDVRDEIAGTLTAAGVPHVLAGNVVPEIGVFAPDSARAAIREMFLAHVIGGKNLSWDPAFARMVRAATPDVVLRGVEVLAGLHGDVAVVDIGGATTDVHSVIELDPEDANLGREVVATHPVTRTVEGDLGMRWSAVPVVEAGAEAGLIGDVDGTRAAAERRRADPAYLPDDRREAAYDETLASVAATVALRRHAGRQRIVFGPGGRVIERSGKDLREVDLLVGSGGVLRHNRPEVAARILGAIGTNAQEEGWLVPQRAEVCVDADYVLAAVGLLADDSPKAAEGLATHIHGTGLLGH is encoded by the coding sequence GTGGGCCTGGTTGTTGCGGTTGACTTTGGGTCGACGTTCACGAAGGCGGTGGCGGTGGATGTCGCCTCGGGTGGGTTGGTTGGCCGGGCCGAGCACCGTACGACGATCGACACCGACGTCATGGACGGGTGGCACGCGTGTCGCGCCGTACTCGAGGAAGCCGACCGTGGTGTGCGGAACGCCGAGGTGCTTGCCTGTTCCAGTGCGGGTGGTGGGCTGCGGATCGGTGTCGTGGGCAACGAAGAGCTGGTCACCGCGGAAGCGGGGAAGCGGGTCGCACTGTCCAGCGGTGGACGCGTCGTGGCGGTTGTCAGCGGCGGGCTCACCGCGACCACTCAGAAGGAACTGCGCAAGGACCGGCCGGACGTCGTGCTGCTGCTCGGCGGGACCGACGGCGGCAACTCGGCCGTACTGCTCAACGCCGCCGAGACGCTCGCGAAGTACAAGTGGCGGAAACCGATCGTTGTCGCGGGCAACGTCGACGTGCGGGACGAGATCGCCGGCACGCTGACCGCGGCCGGCGTACCGCATGTACTGGCGGGCAACGTCGTACCGGAGATCGGGGTGTTCGCGCCGGACAGTGCGCGGGCCGCGATCCGGGAGATGTTCCTCGCGCACGTGATCGGCGGGAAGAACCTGTCCTGGGACCCGGCGTTCGCGCGGATGGTCCGGGCCGCGACGCCGGACGTCGTACTGCGTGGCGTCGAGGTACTGGCCGGCCTGCACGGTGACGTCGCGGTCGTGGACATCGGCGGCGCCACCACCGACGTGCACTCGGTGATCGAGCTCGACCCCGAGGACGCGAACCTAGGCCGCGAGGTGGTCGCCACGCATCCCGTCACCCGTACCGTCGAGGGCGATCTCGGGATGCGCTGGAGCGCCGTACCGGTGGTGGAGGCGGGCGCCGAGGCCGGGCTGATCGGCGACGTCGACGGTACCCGGGCGGCGGCGGAGCGGCGACGCGCGGATCCGGCGTACCTGCCGGACGATCGGCGCGAGGCGGCGTACGACGAGACGCTGGCGAGTGTTGCCGCGACGGTCGCGCTCCGGCGGCACGCGGGACGGCAGCGGATCGTGTTCGGGCCCGGCGGGCGGGTGATCGAGCGCTCCGGCAAGGACCTGCGCGAGGTCGACCTGCTGGTCGGATCCGGGGGAGTGCTGCGGCACAACCGGCCGGAGGTGGCGGCGCGGATCCTCGGCGCGATCGGGACGAACGCGCAGGAGGAGGGTTGGCTGGTGCCGCAACGCGCGGAGGTGTGCGTCGACGCGGACTACGTGCTGGCGGCCGTCGGCCTGCTCGCCGATGACTCGCCGAAGGCCGCAGAAGGCCTCGCCACCCACATTCATGGAACAGGCCTCCTCGGGCACTAG
- a CDS encoding amidohydrolase family protein, with protein sequence MAFTILHTRLVDRGTALPADSLRVTDGRIAAIGGPDIAQPDDILVDGSGTTLLPGLIDAHIHLAPGCTQLAATYGVTTQLDMFSMPEVIAGETARTGLFTSSIGATAPGGHPTIAFPPFPYVTGPEDAKQFVADRIAEGADHLKLIYDDGSGAMMNIPTLTRDTIRALADEAHAHGLTVVAHVSTAAGAVTVAECGVDVLAHAPSDLMTPQDVDAVKGMAVIATLDVVDMFNGPSGHLPLQDEPELMARMPARWRRVLDHQSRRWMPPQPPDGAAARANILALLRAGVRVLAGTDAPNPGLVFGASLHRELVHLVSAGLTPAEALVAATSAPAEVFKLTGRGRLVVGARADLLLVDGDPLADITATQRIRQTWVGGEVPADYADSTAELASIRFLGETTARIIKALKEQWLGFPSPEDVVREDGEVLGRVVPVTGGWLPTTVFGAALGPANDRDAAVAVVQQEGLESLTETWWARTDGPWQEAVLMEAQPERVRLRWKDPLLEQPPSGRWYDLIDIDLSRTQPS encoded by the coding sequence ATGGCATTCACGATCCTGCACACCCGACTCGTCGACCGCGGTACGGCGTTGCCCGCGGACTCTCTGCGGGTCACGGACGGTCGCATCGCGGCGATCGGCGGCCCGGACATCGCGCAGCCGGACGACATCCTCGTCGACGGCTCCGGTACGACGCTGCTCCCCGGGCTGATCGACGCGCACATCCACCTCGCGCCCGGATGTACGCAGCTGGCGGCGACGTACGGCGTGACCACGCAGCTCGACATGTTCAGCATGCCGGAGGTGATCGCCGGGGAGACAGCGCGGACCGGGTTGTTCACGTCGAGCATCGGGGCGACCGCACCGGGCGGGCATCCGACGATCGCGTTCCCGCCGTTCCCGTACGTCACCGGGCCGGAGGACGCGAAGCAGTTCGTCGCGGACCGGATCGCCGAGGGCGCCGACCACCTCAAGCTGATCTACGACGACGGCTCGGGCGCGATGATGAACATCCCGACGCTCACTCGGGACACGATCCGCGCGCTGGCCGACGAGGCGCACGCGCACGGGCTCACGGTCGTGGCGCACGTCTCCACGGCGGCGGGTGCGGTGACCGTGGCCGAGTGCGGCGTCGACGTACTGGCGCATGCGCCGTCCGACCTGATGACCCCGCAGGACGTCGACGCGGTCAAGGGGATGGCGGTGATCGCGACGCTGGACGTCGTCGACATGTTCAACGGGCCTTCCGGTCACCTGCCGTTGCAGGACGAGCCGGAGCTGATGGCCAGGATGCCTGCCCGCTGGCGGCGCGTGCTGGACCACCAGTCGCGGCGCTGGATGCCGCCGCAGCCACCGGACGGCGCAGCAGCTCGGGCGAACATCCTGGCGTTGCTGCGGGCCGGCGTACGCGTGCTGGCTGGTACTGACGCGCCCAACCCTGGGCTGGTGTTCGGAGCGTCGCTGCACCGGGAGCTGGTGCACCTGGTGAGTGCTGGACTCACACCGGCCGAGGCGCTCGTTGCTGCGACCAGTGCGCCGGCCGAGGTGTTCAAACTGACCGGCCGCGGGCGCCTGGTGGTAGGGGCGCGTGCTGACCTGCTCTTGGTCGACGGGGATCCACTGGCCGACATCACCGCTACACAACGGATCCGGCAGACCTGGGTCGGCGGAGAGGTACCAGCTGACTACGCGGACAGTACGGCGGAGCTCGCAAGCATCCGGTTCCTCGGTGAGACCACGGCGCGGATCATCAAGGCGTTGAAGGAGCAGTGGCTCGGGTTCCCGTCGCCGGAGGACGTGGTGCGGGAGGACGGCGAGGTGCTCGGCCGGGTGGTGCCCGTGACCGGTGGCTGGTTGCCGACGACCGTCTTCGGTGCTGCGCTGGGTCCGGCGAATGATCGCGACGCTGCGGTCGCCGTGGTTCAGCAGGAAGGGCTGGAGAGCCTGACCGAGACTTGGTGGGCGCGGACCGACGGGCCGTGGCAGGAGGCCGTACTGATGGAGGCGCAGCCGGAGCGGGTCCGGCTGCGCTGGAAGGACCCGCTGCTCGAGCAGCCTCCGTCAGGCCGGTGGTACGACCTCATCGACATCGACCTGTCCCGTACACAACCCAGCTGA
- a CDS encoding CPBP family intramembrane glutamic endopeptidase, translated as MARAAEAWTVIKRRLVEFAVVCLVLTWVPWAVLGLSGANVDEGAGSLVFSLAASGPSLAALVMWLRHRERRRRGHWSWRWPVAAVGLGALAPFAACVLSGRLPDLPGHASSVVAGAGGVLGAAAYTFLAGPVSEEFGWRGYVQPRLRQYYGPLGTSLILGAAWGLWHVPLYFLPGTGQHDDGLFTEQGLTFFLALFPLTYLMLFVTERLRGGVPAAILVHAAWNLTEQLVPPLGHAVWLELLVVTATAVAVGSYWRRTLPATVR; from the coding sequence ATGGCACGCGCCGCCGAGGCTTGGACGGTGATCAAGCGCCGGCTGGTGGAGTTCGCGGTTGTCTGCCTTGTCCTGACCTGGGTGCCGTGGGCGGTCCTCGGACTGAGCGGCGCGAATGTGGACGAGGGCGCAGGGTCGCTCGTGTTCTCCCTTGCCGCGTCCGGTCCGTCGTTGGCCGCACTGGTGATGTGGCTCCGGCATCGGGAGCGCCGGAGGAGGGGCCACTGGTCCTGGCGGTGGCCCGTCGCTGCAGTCGGGCTCGGCGCCCTTGCTCCGTTCGCTGCCTGTGTCCTGTCCGGCCGGTTGCCCGACCTCCCGGGTCACGCGTCGTCCGTCGTCGCGGGAGCGGGTGGGGTGCTCGGCGCGGCGGCGTACACGTTCCTGGCCGGGCCGGTCTCGGAGGAGTTCGGCTGGCGCGGATACGTGCAGCCGCGGCTACGGCAGTACTACGGGCCGCTGGGGACCAGCCTGATCCTCGGAGCGGCGTGGGGGCTGTGGCATGTGCCGCTGTACTTCCTGCCGGGCACCGGACAGCACGACGACGGGCTGTTCACCGAGCAGGGCTTGACGTTCTTCCTGGCGTTGTTCCCACTCACCTACCTGATGCTGTTCGTCACCGAACGCCTCCGGGGCGGTGTGCCGGCGGCCATCCTCGTGCACGCGGCGTGGAATCTGACCGAGCAGCTGGTTCCACCGCTCGGGCATGCTGTCTGGCTGGAGCTGCTGGTCGTGACGGCTACCGCGGTCGCCGTCGGCTCCTACTGGCGGCGTACGTTGCCCGCAACGGTTCGATGA
- a CDS encoding MerR family transcriptional regulator codes for MERTVSEVARLAGVSVRTLRHYDAIGLLPPGRVAANGYRYYGRPELLRLQRILLLRELGVPLPSIARILDEQDDEVTALEGHREQLLQERRRLDDMLGAVERTIAGLSGDETVTDEEFFTGLNDARARLGGELAERYGDAAAEGFEKAVRETDGWTREDYERLGDEGRRLLLRMASARDRGVRPDSAAGLELIEQHYLGVLEVWPATPGTYHGLGDLLVENADQRAIIELVDADLPEWLAAGVRAYAVQRLGYCGNTEETVRRHV; via the coding sequence GTGGAGCGAACGGTCAGTGAGGTGGCGCGGCTCGCCGGCGTCTCGGTGCGCACGCTGCGGCACTACGACGCGATCGGCCTGCTCCCACCCGGCCGCGTCGCCGCCAACGGCTACCGGTACTACGGCCGGCCCGAGCTGCTCCGGCTGCAACGGATCCTGCTGCTCCGCGAGCTCGGCGTACCGCTGCCGTCGATCGCGCGGATCCTGGACGAGCAGGACGACGAGGTGACCGCGCTGGAAGGGCATCGGGAGCAGCTGCTGCAGGAGCGGAGGCGGCTGGACGACATGCTCGGGGCGGTCGAGCGGACGATCGCGGGGCTGTCCGGGGACGAGACGGTGACCGACGAGGAGTTCTTCACCGGGCTGAACGACGCGCGGGCTCGGCTCGGGGGCGAGCTTGCCGAGCGGTACGGCGACGCCGCCGCGGAGGGCTTCGAGAAGGCGGTGCGGGAGACCGACGGGTGGACGCGGGAGGACTACGAACGGCTGGGGGACGAGGGGCGGCGGTTGTTGTTGCGAATGGCCTCCGCACGGGACCGCGGTGTTCGCCCCGACTCGGCAGCGGGGCTGGAGCTGATCGAGCAGCATTATCTGGGGGTGCTGGAGGTTTGGCCGGCTACGCCCGGGACGTACCACGGGCTCGGGGATCTGCTCGTGGAGAACGCGGATCAGCGGGCGATCATCGAGCTGGTGGACGCCGACCTGCCGGAGTGGCTGGCGGCCGGCGTCCGGGCGTATGCGGTGCAACGGCTCGGGTACTGCGGAAACACAGAGGAAACTGTCCGACGGCACGTCTAG
- a CDS encoding cystathionine gamma-synthase, with translation MNTEHHYGFETLAIHAGNEPDPTTGAVVPPIYATSTYKQDGVGGLRNGYEYSRSANPTRTALEECLAAIEAGNRGFAFASGLAAEDTLIRSVCAPGDHVVFPDDAYGGTFRLFSKVLSNWGVEMTPAAVTHPEAIRAAIQPGKTKVVWLETPTNPLLNVADIAIVAQIAHDAGALLVVDNTFASAYLQQPLELGADVVVHSTTKYMGGHSDVVGGALVVRDPELADKIAFHQNAIGAVAGPFDSWLVLRGIKTLGVRMDRHSDNAEKVVEFLQRHQSVSQVLYPGLDGHPGHETAAKQMKRFGGIVSFRVTGGEAQALDICNKADVFTLGESLGGVESLIEHPGKMTHASVAGTPLEVPADLIRLSVGIETIDDLLQDLDHALS, from the coding sequence GTGAACACCGAACACCACTACGGCTTCGAGACGCTTGCCATCCACGCCGGGAACGAGCCTGACCCGACGACCGGAGCGGTGGTGCCGCCGATCTACGCGACCAGCACCTACAAGCAGGACGGCGTCGGCGGCCTCCGCAACGGGTACGAGTACTCCCGGTCGGCGAACCCGACCCGGACGGCGCTGGAGGAGTGTCTCGCCGCGATCGAGGCGGGCAACCGCGGCTTCGCGTTCGCCAGCGGCCTGGCCGCCGAGGACACGCTGATCCGGTCGGTGTGCGCGCCGGGCGACCACGTGGTGTTCCCGGACGACGCGTACGGCGGCACGTTCCGGCTGTTCTCCAAGGTGCTGAGCAACTGGGGCGTCGAGATGACGCCCGCCGCGGTCACGCATCCGGAGGCGATCCGGGCCGCGATCCAGCCCGGGAAGACCAAGGTCGTCTGGCTTGAGACCCCGACGAACCCGCTGCTGAACGTCGCGGACATCGCGATCGTGGCACAGATCGCGCACGACGCGGGCGCGCTGCTCGTGGTGGACAACACCTTCGCCTCGGCGTACCTGCAGCAGCCCCTCGAGCTCGGCGCGGACGTGGTCGTGCACTCGACCACGAAGTACATGGGCGGCCACTCCGACGTGGTCGGCGGCGCGCTGGTGGTCCGGGACCCGGAGCTCGCGGACAAGATCGCCTTCCACCAGAACGCGATCGGTGCGGTCGCGGGGCCGTTCGACTCCTGGCTGGTACTGCGGGGCATCAAGACGCTCGGGGTCCGAATGGATCGGCACAGCGACAACGCCGAGAAGGTCGTGGAGTTCCTGCAGCGGCACCAGTCCGTCAGCCAGGTGCTCTATCCGGGGCTCGACGGGCACCCCGGTCACGAGACCGCCGCCAAGCAGATGAAGCGCTTCGGCGGGATCGTCAGCTTCCGGGTCACCGGCGGCGAGGCGCAGGCGCTGGACATCTGCAACAAGGCGGACGTCTTCACACTCGGCGAGTCGCTCGGCGGCGTCGAGTCCCTGATCGAGCACCCCGGCAAGATGACACACGCCTCGGTCGCCGGCACACCGCTAGAGGTCCCCGCGGACCTGATCCGCCTGAGCGTAGGCATCGAAACAATCGACGACCTCCTCCAAGACCTCGACCACGCCCTCTCCTAA
- a CDS encoding AI-2E family transporter produces the protein MSDVGRDETEGSPVADNEALESSSEPAAEQPPAKVDHGKVDHGKVDHGKVDHGKVDHGKVDHGKVDHGVTPAMQIASAWAWRFLVIVAAVGVIGYAVRYLSEVVVPVTVGVLLTALLVPVTNGLQKLRVPRGLAAGTTVIATMIVVAGLLTLVGTQIAGQFEALSSQVGEGVQKLRDLARINFGLTDSDITNLFKQIQKQITSGGALGQQAAAVGTTATHVVAGLFISLFCLFFFLYQGEQIWSWLVRLFPRRARDRADSSGRRAWVSLTAFVRATVIVAAVDAIGISLGAAILGLPLVSAIGILVFVGAFIPVVGALVSGIVAVLVALVAKGPIIAIVMLAVVIGVQQLEAHVLQPFLMGRAVSVHPLAVILAIATGVVIAGIVGALVAVPTAAVLNAIVNHLAGNDPDPEPPRRRRPQPAPAED, from the coding sequence ATGAGTGACGTGGGGCGCGACGAGACCGAGGGAAGTCCGGTCGCGGACAACGAGGCGCTGGAGAGCTCCAGCGAGCCGGCGGCCGAGCAGCCACCTGCGAAGGTGGACCACGGGAAGGTGGACCACGGGAAGGTGGACCACGGGAAGGTGGACCACGGGAAGGTGGACCACGGGAAGGTGGACCACGGGAAGGTGGACCACGGGGTGACGCCGGCGATGCAGATCGCCAGTGCGTGGGCGTGGCGGTTCCTCGTGATCGTGGCAGCCGTCGGTGTGATCGGCTACGCGGTGCGGTACCTGTCCGAGGTCGTCGTACCGGTGACCGTCGGCGTCCTCCTCACCGCCCTGCTCGTTCCGGTGACGAACGGCCTGCAGAAGCTCCGGGTCCCGCGCGGCCTCGCCGCCGGCACCACCGTCATCGCGACGATGATCGTGGTCGCCGGCCTGCTGACGCTGGTCGGGACGCAGATCGCCGGACAGTTCGAGGCCTTGTCCAGCCAGGTCGGCGAAGGCGTCCAGAAGCTGCGCGACCTGGCCCGGATCAACTTCGGCCTGACCGACAGCGACATCACCAACCTGTTCAAGCAGATCCAGAAGCAGATCACCTCCGGCGGCGCGCTCGGTCAGCAGGCGGCCGCGGTCGGTACGACGGCGACGCACGTGGTGGCCGGCCTGTTCATCTCGCTGTTCTGCCTGTTCTTCTTCCTGTACCAGGGCGAGCAGATCTGGTCATGGCTGGTCCGGCTGTTCCCGCGCCGCGCCCGCGACCGCGCGGACTCGTCCGGCCGCCGGGCGTGGGTGTCGCTGACCGCGTTCGTCCGCGCGACCGTGATCGTCGCCGCGGTGGACGCGATCGGTATCTCGCTGGGTGCCGCGATCCTCGGGCTGCCGCTGGTCAGCGCGATCGGCATCCTGGTGTTCGTCGGCGCGTTCATCCCGGTGGTCGGCGCGCTGGTCAGCGGCATCGTCGCGGTCCTCGTCGCACTGGTTGCCAAAGGCCCCATTATCGCGATCGTGATGCTCGCGGTCGTGATCGGCGTACAGCAACTGGAAGCCCACGTCCTCCAGCCCTTCCTGATGGGCCGCGCCGTCAGCGTCCACCCCCTGGCCGTCATCCTCGCCATCGCCACCGGTGTGGTCATCGCCGGCATCGTCGGCGCCCTGGTAGCCGTCCCCACCGCCGCCGTCCTGAACGCCATCGTCAACCACCTGGCCGGCAACGACCCAGACCCCGAACCCCCAAGAAGACGCCGCCCCCAACCAGCACCCGCCGAGGACTGA
- a CDS encoding MDR family MFS transporter: protein MSTTEPATAGGAAPDSGPGYLSHKQILVILGGLMAGMFLAALDQSIVGTALPRIVSEFNSLDKLSWVVTAYLLTSTASTPLWGKISDLYGRRPLFIAAIVTFLGGSVLSALSQNIEQLIGFRAVQGLGAGGLMSLAFATIGDVIPPRERGKYMGYFGAVFGLSSVAGPLLGGLLTDGPGWRWIFWINLPIGLVALGIVAAVLKLPHVKRSHKIDYLGASTVAAAVTSLLLAVSWSGPSNGWGNGTTLALLIGAVVLAVAFVLIELRVAEPIIPMDLFKGRIFSGYAGYAFLLGFAMFGALIFLPLYLQAVKDLSPTRSGLALLPMIVGIFSASIPSGQMMSKSGRYKHFPIISAVLVGGAMVLLSTLSLTTPYWQLAIYMFVMGAGLGLSMQITVTAAQNSVPRQHMGTATSTMTFFRSMGGAIGTAVYGAVLTTRLKTHLSDIIPNATQSMVDGLAKAANSVQALHTLKEPLKGFALHGLVDAMDDVFLVSLPFLAIALILAIITPEQRLAGRHDGPKADGDESVEASAAAAMH, encoded by the coding sequence ATGAGCACCACAGAGCCCGCCACCGCCGGCGGCGCTGCGCCTGACAGCGGTCCCGGCTACCTGTCCCACAAGCAGATCCTGGTGATCCTCGGCGGCCTGATGGCCGGGATGTTCCTGGCCGCACTCGACCAGAGCATCGTCGGTACGGCGCTGCCGCGGATCGTCAGCGAGTTCAACAGCCTGGACAAGCTGTCCTGGGTGGTCACGGCGTACCTGCTGACCTCGACCGCCTCGACCCCGTTGTGGGGCAAGATCTCCGACCTGTACGGCCGTCGCCCGCTGTTCATCGCGGCGATCGTCACCTTCCTCGGCGGCTCGGTGCTGTCCGCGCTGTCGCAGAACATCGAGCAGCTGATCGGCTTCCGCGCCGTCCAGGGTCTGGGCGCCGGCGGTCTGATGTCGCTGGCGTTCGCCACCATCGGCGACGTGATCCCGCCGCGCGAGCGCGGCAAGTACATGGGGTACTTCGGTGCCGTCTTCGGCCTGTCCTCGGTGGCCGGCCCGCTGCTCGGCGGTCTGCTCACCGACGGTCCCGGCTGGCGCTGGATCTTCTGGATCAACCTGCCGATCGGCCTCGTTGCCCTGGGAATCGTTGCCGCCGTACTGAAGCTGCCGCACGTGAAGCGTTCGCACAAGATCGACTACCTCGGCGCCTCCACGGTCGCCGCGGCCGTCACCTCGCTGCTGCTGGCCGTCTCCTGGAGCGGCCCGTCCAACGGCTGGGGCAACGGGACCACGCTGGCGCTGCTGATCGGCGCCGTCGTACTCGCCGTCGCCTTCGTCCTGATCGAGCTGCGGGTGGCCGAGCCGATCATCCCGATGGACCTGTTCAAGGGCCGGATCTTCTCCGGGTACGCCGGGTACGCGTTCCTGCTCGGGTTCGCGATGTTCGGTGCGCTGATCTTCCTGCCGCTGTACCTGCAGGCCGTCAAGGACCTGTCGCCGACCCGCTCCGGCCTGGCGTTGCTGCCGATGATCGTCGGTATCTTCTCCGCGTCGATCCCGAGCGGCCAGATGATGAGCAAGAGCGGCCGGTACAAGCACTTCCCGATCATCTCCGCGGTCCTGGTCGGCGGCGCCATGGTGCTGCTGTCCACGCTGAGCCTGACCACGCCGTACTGGCAGCTGGCGATCTACATGTTCGTGATGGGCGCCGGTCTGGGTCTGTCGATGCAGATCACCGTCACCGCCGCGCAGAACAGCGTTCCCCGGCAGCACATGGGCACCGCCACTTCGACGATGACGTTCTTCCGCTCGATGGGTGGCGCGATCGGTACGGCGGTTTACGGCGCCGTACTGACCACCCGGCTGAAGACGCACCTGTCCGACATCATTCCGAACGCCACGCAGTCGATGGTCGACGGACTGGCGAAGGCGGCCAACAGCGTCCAGGCACTGCACACGCTGAAGGAGCCGCTGAAGGGCTTCGCCCTGCACGGGCTGGTCGACGCAATGGACGACGTGTTCCTGGTCTCGCTGCCGTTCCTGGCGATCGCGCTGATCCTGGCGATCATCACCCCGGAGCAGCGGCTGGCCGGCCGCCACGACGGCCCGAAGGCCGACGGTGACGAGTCGGTGGAGGCCTCCGCGGCCGCCGCGATGCACTGA
- a CDS encoding MarR family winged helix-turn-helix transcriptional regulator produces the protein MHVNDAYAPQTPIEGVMHAFTRIGRRLKAKQPGDTIDHSAHVVLFALRCNGALRLSDLAGRLELDASTASRHVRSLEQLGLVRRSPDPDDGRAFRVELTEQGVEEWETSARHRMELLSAAMEGWSEQDVQTFERLMTRFADGVAALTEAPSSAAWADKGWAAVAPRLRPSGPAERSTDQDSTAGGDPAGSENNDKNLESTR, from the coding sequence ATGCATGTAAACGACGCGTATGCTCCACAGACCCCGATCGAGGGTGTGATGCACGCGTTCACCCGGATCGGGCGGCGGCTGAAGGCCAAGCAGCCCGGCGACACGATCGACCACAGCGCGCACGTCGTGCTGTTCGCCCTGCGGTGCAACGGCGCACTGCGGCTGTCCGACCTGGCCGGCCGGCTGGAGCTGGACGCCTCGACCGCGAGCCGGCACGTCCGGTCCCTGGAGCAGCTCGGCCTGGTCCGGCGCTCCCCCGACCCCGACGACGGCCGGGCCTTCCGGGTCGAGCTCACCGAGCAGGGCGTCGAGGAGTGGGAGACCAGTGCCCGGCACCGGATGGAACTGCTGAGCGCCGCCATGGAGGGCTGGTCCGAGCAGGACGTGCAGACCTTCGAGCGGCTGATGACCCGCTTCGCGGACGGTGTCGCCGCCCTCACCGAAGCCCCTTCCAGCGCCGCCTGGGCCGACAAGGGCTGGGCCGCGGTCGCACCGCGGCTGCGCCCGTCCGGCCCGGCAGAGCGCAGTACCGACCAAGACTCCACCGCCGGCGGCGACCCTGCCGGCAGTGAGAACAACGACAAGAACCTGGAGAGCACCAGATGA
- a CDS encoding SDR family oxidoreductase, which translates to MAQVAVVTGGGSGLGREMALALSRAGFQVWVTGRTEDKLKETVALGGEQVRYAVLDVADGAAVREFFGGLERVDVLVNNAGTGSPAAAVQDVQEEDWRRVVDTNLTGSFLCAQAAYDVMLRQDPKGGRIINNGSISAHVPRPQGIAYTASKHAISGLTKGLELEGRAHGITACQIDIGNAATAMTARMQQGVLQPDGSIAVEPTFDPKIVADFVVRIAELPTSVAVPTMTVMAAGMPYVGRG; encoded by the coding sequence ATGGCACAGGTAGCGGTGGTGACCGGTGGTGGGTCCGGGCTCGGGCGGGAGATGGCGCTCGCACTCTCACGAGCAGGCTTCCAGGTGTGGGTGACCGGACGGACCGAGGACAAGCTGAAGGAAACCGTTGCTCTTGGTGGGGAGCAGGTGCGGTACGCCGTCCTGGACGTGGCTGACGGGGCTGCGGTGCGGGAGTTCTTCGGGGGGCTCGAGCGGGTCGACGTACTGGTGAACAACGCGGGGACCGGGTCGCCCGCTGCTGCGGTGCAGGACGTGCAGGAGGAGGACTGGCGGCGGGTGGTGGACACCAACCTGACCGGCTCGTTCCTTTGTGCGCAGGCGGCGTACGACGTGATGTTGCGGCAGGACCCGAAGGGCGGGCGGATCATCAACAACGGGTCGATCTCGGCGCACGTACCGCGGCCGCAGGGGATCGCGTACACCGCGAGCAAGCACGCGATCAGCGGGCTGACCAAGGGGCTCGAGCTGGAGGGCCGGGCGCACGGGATCACCGCCTGCCAGATCGACATCGGGAACGCCGCCACCGCGATGACCGCGCGGATGCAGCAGGGCGTGCTGCAGCCGGACGGATCGATCGCGGTCGAGCCGACGTTCGACCCGAAGATCGTCGCGGACTTCGTGGTCCGGATCGCCGAGCTGCCGACGTCGGTCGCCGTACCGACGATGACCGTGATGGCGGCGGGAATGCCCTACGTCGGAAGGGGATGA